One window from the genome of Gimesia aquarii encodes:
- the typA gene encoding translational GTPase TypA: MKREDVRNIAIIAHVDHGKTTLVDALLHQSGQFRDSQLKGDCILDSNDLERERGITILAKNIALMYKGVKVNIIDTPGHADFGGEVERVLRMADGVLILVDAFEGPRPQTRFVLKKALECHLKPVVVINKIDRPDCRPDHVLSEMFDLFVELDADDETLDFPYIYASAREGFATHDLENFGNSIHPLLDMVLENVPAPDVNQDAPLTMMVTTLEWSEYVGRVATGRISSGRVRPGEKVTLIKRSGEHVKTTVDSVELFNNLGRAPVDEASAGDIVALVGLDSPEIGDTVACAEKPEALTRIDVDEPTLSMLFTINSSPLAGQDGKYVTSRNLRERLMRELESNVALRVTEREDKDSFSVSGRGILHLSVLIEQMRREGYELSVGKPEVIRKKIDGKWHEPFESMEVDVPSEVVGSVMELVCARRGQMIDMTSGETGMSHLKFSIPARGLIGLRTRLLNATKGEAIINHRFEAYKLSEGEVPRRANGVLISQDNGQAVGYALWKLRDRAEFFIGPGEDVYEGMIVGENARNNDLVVNPIRGKKLTNVRASGSDENMVLKPPREMSLEAALEYIEYDEYVEITPKIIRLRKIYLTENERKRQHRTSTGE, translated from the coding sequence ATGAAACGAGAAGATGTGCGGAACATAGCAATCATTGCGCACGTAGATCATGGGAAGACGACACTGGTCGATGCATTACTGCATCAAAGTGGCCAATTTCGTGATTCTCAATTGAAAGGTGACTGTATTCTGGATTCGAACGATCTGGAACGGGAACGTGGTATCACTATTTTGGCCAAAAACATTGCATTGATGTATAAAGGGGTCAAAGTCAATATCATCGATACGCCGGGACACGCGGATTTTGGTGGTGAGGTGGAACGTGTATTACGAATGGCTGATGGCGTTTTAATCTTGGTCGATGCATTTGAAGGTCCCAGGCCACAAACACGTTTCGTCTTGAAAAAGGCACTGGAATGCCACTTAAAGCCTGTGGTGGTTATCAACAAAATTGACCGCCCTGATTGTCGTCCTGATCATGTACTGAGTGAGATGTTCGATTTATTTGTTGAGTTAGATGCAGATGATGAAACACTCGATTTCCCATATATCTATGCCAGTGCTCGTGAAGGTTTTGCGACGCACGATCTTGAAAACTTCGGCAATAGTATTCACCCGTTACTCGACATGGTATTGGAAAACGTACCCGCTCCCGATGTGAATCAGGATGCACCACTAACAATGATGGTAACAACCTTGGAGTGGTCCGAATATGTTGGTCGAGTAGCGACAGGTCGAATTAGTAGTGGAAGAGTCCGCCCGGGAGAAAAGGTAACGCTCATCAAAAGAAGTGGAGAGCATGTAAAGACCACAGTTGATTCGGTTGAGCTATTCAATAACCTTGGAAGAGCACCCGTTGATGAAGCATCTGCCGGCGATATTGTGGCATTAGTCGGACTGGATAGTCCGGAAATTGGTGATACGGTTGCCTGTGCTGAGAAGCCCGAAGCGCTCACACGAATTGATGTCGATGAACCCACATTGTCGATGCTGTTCACGATCAATAGTTCTCCGTTAGCAGGTCAGGATGGAAAGTATGTGACCAGTCGTAATCTGCGCGAACGGCTAATGCGTGAATTGGAATCAAATGTGGCATTACGTGTTACCGAACGAGAGGATAAGGATTCATTTTCCGTTTCCGGGCGGGGCATTTTACATTTGTCCGTTTTAATCGAGCAGATGCGCCGAGAAGGTTATGAGCTCTCCGTAGGAAAACCTGAAGTAATTCGTAAGAAAATTGATGGCAAATGGCACGAGCCTTTTGAGTCGATGGAAGTCGATGTTCCATCGGAAGTCGTTGGATCTGTAATGGAACTGGTCTGTGCCCGTCGTGGTCAAATGATTGATATGACGTCTGGTGAGACGGGAATGTCGCATCTGAAATTTTCGATACCTGCTCGTGGATTGATTGGTCTGAGGACGCGATTGTTGAATGCAACAAAAGGCGAAGCCATTATTAATCATCGTTTTGAAGCATACAAGCTGAGTGAAGGGGAAGTACCCCGACGTGCGAATGGTGTGTTAATTTCACAGGATAACGGTCAGGCTGTTGGGTATGCCTTGTGGAAACTGCGGGACCGTGCGGAATTCTTTATTGGACCAGGAGAAGATGTTTATGAAGGCATGATTGTCGGAGAAAATGCTCGGAACAATGACTTGGTCGTCAACCCGATTCGTGGCAAAAAATTGACCAATGTGCGTGCTTCCGGGTCAGATGAAAACATGGTTCTCAAACCACCTCGTGAAATGAGTCTCGAAGCGGCTTTAGAGTACATCGAGTATGATGAATATGTAGAGATCACGCCTAAGATCATTCGTTTGCGAAAAATCTATCTGACTGAGAATGAACGAAAACGGCAACATCGTACTTCGACTGGTGAGTAA